The following coding sequences are from one Bradyrhizobium sp. 200 window:
- a CDS encoding L,D-transpeptidase translates to MLTAAGTVAAAPQADAATLFYWQDSDPGYYRPMPMAQPRKQKARRPPAKTEAALKETNAKPRGPLIIAVSIEQQKVRVYDANGLFAESPVSTGMKGHSTPMGVFSIIQKHKMHRSNIYSGAPMPYMQRITWSGVAMHAGVLPGYPASHGCIRMPTAFAVKMWNWTRMGARVIITPGQITPANFSHPLLVAQKVMPQPLIADDPTTDAPAIKSDKGADAGNANMPANSEASLDLRSTVGHATPLREQTHTADARAAMNAAATLSDATPSAAKAQPASDAPNAEAKADAPKSEPAADEAKVEAREAKPETKSDEVNTEAPAAAIANAEPASTEAPKVEETKASETKASDPKAIESKPTESKASEKTAEPVKTIANTPAVAPDVKKDTARLPGAAAKAEPPRRPGQIAVFVSRKDSKLYVRENFKPQFDVPITITPSDRALGTHVFTAEADKSDPNLLRWSVVSLPVTARNAARTDEDDRAARRRKVAGVAETKPLPAPNSPAEALDRITIAPEAMARIAEALTTGSSIVVSDHGINQGGETGEGTDFIVPLR, encoded by the coding sequence ATGTTGACCGCGGCCGGCACCGTCGCCGCCGCTCCCCAGGCCGATGCTGCCACTCTGTTCTACTGGCAGGACTCCGATCCCGGCTATTACCGGCCCATGCCGATGGCGCAGCCGCGCAAGCAGAAGGCCCGCCGGCCGCCGGCCAAGACCGAAGCAGCCCTCAAGGAAACCAACGCCAAGCCGCGCGGGCCGCTGATCATCGCAGTCTCGATCGAGCAACAGAAAGTCCGCGTCTACGACGCCAACGGGTTGTTCGCCGAAAGCCCGGTGTCGACGGGCATGAAGGGTCATTCGACCCCGATGGGCGTGTTCAGCATCATCCAGAAGCACAAGATGCATCGCTCCAACATCTACAGCGGCGCGCCGATGCCTTACATGCAGCGCATCACCTGGTCGGGTGTCGCGATGCATGCCGGCGTATTGCCCGGCTATCCGGCGTCGCACGGCTGCATCCGCATGCCGACGGCCTTTGCCGTGAAGATGTGGAACTGGACCAGGATGGGCGCGCGCGTCATCATCACACCCGGCCAGATCACGCCTGCCAATTTCTCGCATCCATTGCTGGTGGCGCAGAAGGTCATGCCGCAGCCCCTCATCGCCGACGATCCAACCACCGACGCACCCGCGATCAAGAGCGACAAGGGCGCGGACGCGGGTAATGCAAACATGCCCGCGAATTCGGAGGCGAGCCTCGATCTCCGCTCGACCGTCGGTCACGCGACGCCGTTGCGCGAACAAACCCACACCGCGGATGCCCGCGCTGCGATGAATGCCGCCGCGACCTTGTCCGATGCAACGCCGTCCGCAGCCAAGGCTCAGCCTGCCAGCGATGCGCCGAACGCGGAAGCGAAGGCGGACGCGCCGAAATCCGAGCCGGCTGCCGATGAGGCGAAAGTCGAAGCCAGGGAAGCAAAGCCGGAAACGAAATCCGACGAAGTGAACACCGAGGCGCCCGCGGCAGCGATTGCCAACGCGGAACCCGCCAGCACTGAAGCGCCGAAGGTCGAGGAAACCAAGGCTTCTGAGACCAAGGCTTCCGACCCAAAGGCCATTGAGTCCAAGCCGACTGAATCGAAGGCCTCCGAAAAGACTGCCGAGCCCGTCAAAACGATCGCCAATACGCCGGCCGTTGCACCCGACGTGAAGAAGGATACGGCGCGTCTGCCCGGCGCGGCTGCCAAAGCCGAACCACCCAGGCGTCCCGGCCAGATCGCGGTATTCGTGAGCCGCAAGGATTCCAAGCTGTACGTCCGCGAAAACTTCAAGCCGCAGTTCGACGTTCCTATCACCATCACGCCGAGCGACCGGGCGCTGGGTACGCACGTCTTCACCGCCGAGGCCGACAAGAGCGATCCCAACCTGCTGCGCTGGTCGGTGGTCTCGCTGCCGGTCACGGCCCGCAATGCGGCCCGGACCGACGAGGACGACCGCGCCGCGCGGCGCCGCAAGGTGGCCGGCGTAGCCGAGACCAAGCCGCTACCGGCGCCAAACAGCCCCGCCGAGGCGCTGGACCGCATCACCATCGCGCCCGAGGCGATGGCGCGGATCGCTGAAGCCCTGACCACCGGCAGTTCGATTGTGGTGTCCGATCACGGCATCAATCAGGGCGGCGAAACGGGCGAAGGCACCGACTTCATCGTCCCGCTGCGCTAG
- a CDS encoding glutathione peroxidase, translating into MMDRRSVLSAALAAIAAAASTRQSLAQAGMSRITAYAFSFPGLDGGDIRLSEFAGRPVLIVNTASLCGFTPQYGGLQELWTEFGGRGLMIIGVPSNDFGGQEPGGTAEITATAQNHHVTFPIAAKAAVRGPSAHPFYKWAAEARPKDVPRWNFHKYLIGRDGYIADVFPESVDPVDTRVKTAIARALAAS; encoded by the coding sequence ATGATGGACCGCAGGAGCGTGTTATCAGCGGCGCTGGCCGCGATCGCAGCCGCCGCCTCGACCAGGCAATCCCTGGCGCAGGCCGGCATGAGCCGGATCACGGCTTACGCATTTTCGTTTCCGGGATTGGACGGCGGCGATATCAGGCTTTCCGAATTTGCCGGCCGGCCGGTCCTGATCGTCAACACCGCTTCCCTCTGTGGCTTCACGCCGCAATATGGCGGGCTGCAGGAATTGTGGACCGAGTTTGGTGGCCGCGGCCTGATGATCATCGGCGTCCCCTCCAACGATTTCGGCGGGCAGGAGCCGGGCGGCACGGCCGAAATCACGGCGACCGCGCAGAACCATCACGTCACCTTTCCGATCGCCGCGAAGGCCGCGGTCAGGGGACCGAGCGCGCATCCGTTCTACAAGTGGGCGGCGGAAGCGCGCCCGAAGGATGTTCCACGCTGGAACTTCCACAAATACCTGATCGGCCGCGACGGCTATATCGCCGACGTCTTCCCCGAATCTGTCGACCCCGTGGATACACGGGTGAAAACCGCCATCGCGCGGGCACTGGCCGCATCCTGA
- a CDS encoding polysaccharide deacetylase family protein has translation MRVAAGMIFAGAVSLLASSAAWSQALPARAAVPQAAPAPAPAPPPAPVSTRPPCNNPNALGIGRTVEIDTTGGPGFGFEHFKELDFLRDKEVVLTFDDGPWPVNTPAVLKTLAEECTTGIFFPIGKHATYYPEILRQVMAAGHSIGSHTWSHAALVNKKLNEQQRKDEIEKGFSAVKWALGGKSPAPFFRFPALQHPPEMVTYLGERNIGIFSCDLDSFDFKASKAQTIIDNVMRKVEKNGKGIILMHDFQKHTAEALPELLKKLKAGGYKVVAMRAKAPVQTIAQYDEEIVKDLKLPTVSSRPVSSVVQTISE, from the coding sequence ATGCGTGTTGCGGCAGGGATGATCTTTGCAGGCGCGGTTTCGCTGTTGGCATCAAGCGCGGCGTGGTCGCAGGCACTACCCGCCAGGGCGGCCGTTCCTCAGGCCGCTCCGGCGCCAGCCCCGGCCCCGCCGCCGGCACCCGTCTCGACCCGTCCGCCCTGCAACAATCCCAACGCGCTCGGCATCGGCCGCACTGTCGAGATCGACACGACAGGCGGTCCCGGTTTCGGCTTCGAACATTTCAAGGAGCTCGACTTCCTGCGCGACAAGGAAGTGGTTCTGACGTTTGACGACGGTCCGTGGCCAGTGAACACACCCGCGGTTCTGAAGACGCTGGCGGAGGAATGCACCACCGGCATCTTCTTTCCGATCGGCAAGCACGCCACCTACTATCCCGAAATCCTCAGGCAGGTGATGGCGGCCGGCCATTCCATCGGATCGCACACCTGGTCGCACGCCGCCCTCGTCAACAAGAAGCTGAACGAGCAGCAGCGCAAAGATGAAATCGAAAAAGGCTTCAGCGCCGTGAAATGGGCGCTGGGTGGAAAATCGCCAGCGCCGTTCTTCCGTTTCCCGGCACTGCAGCATCCGCCGGAGATGGTCACCTATCTCGGCGAACGTAACATCGGGATCTTCTCCTGCGACCTCGATTCCTTCGACTTCAAGGCGAGCAAGGCGCAGACCATCATCGACAACGTGATGCGCAAGGTCGAAAAGAACGGCAAGGGCATCATCCTGATGCACGACTTCCAGAAGCACACCGCGGAAGCCCTGCCCGAGCTTCTGAAGAAGCTGAAGGCCGGCGGCTACAAGGTGGTTGCGATGCGTGCCAAGGCGCCGGTGCAAACGATTGCGCAATATGACGAAGAGATCGTCAAGGACCTGAAGCTGCCGACCGTCAGCTCGCGCCCGGTCTCCAGCGTCGTGCAGACGATCTCGGAATAA
- a CDS encoding dihydrofolate reductase: MLADARNVMPDELKFEGDKAFFTAALDRADLILHGRNSYEDQPNSPRRRRVILTRKVEAIAPDPSNPKATLWNPAGATFEAACAHAGVRDGTVAIIGGPGVFGMFMDRYDVFWLSVAPRVRLPGGEPCFPGVPARTPQEILAAQGLRAGDAQMLDAVHDVTVTPWRRSA; encoded by the coding sequence ATGCTGGCCGACGCGCGCAATGTCATGCCGGACGAGTTGAAGTTCGAGGGCGACAAGGCGTTTTTCACCGCCGCCCTCGACCGCGCCGATCTGATCCTGCACGGCCGCAATTCCTACGAGGACCAGCCGAACTCGCCGCGGCGCAGGCGCGTCATACTGACGCGGAAGGTCGAAGCGATCGCGCCCGATCCGTCCAACCCGAAAGCCACGCTCTGGAATCCCGCGGGCGCGACCTTCGAAGCTGCCTGCGCGCATGCAGGCGTGCGTGACGGCACTGTTGCGATCATCGGCGGCCCCGGCGTGTTCGGCATGTTCATGGATCGCTACGACGTGTTCTGGCTCTCGGTTGCGCCGCGTGTTCGGCTGCCCGGTGGCGAGCCTTGCTTTCCCGGAGTCCCCGCCCGCACCCCGCAGGAAATCCTCGCCGCCCAAGGATTGCGTGCCGGCGACGCGCAGATGCTTGATGCGGTGCATGATGTCACCGTCACGCCGTGGCGGCGCAGCGCCTAG
- a CDS encoding TRAP transporter substrate-binding protein yields MLKGQSTHPASSNFHLIFKLWAETVEKMTAGRLKIETLPAGAIVPPFEVFDATSKNVLDVGMGPFGYILGRNTATIPMSHGPLYGMDGSDYWAWYYDGGGMKLLDEFYRDVLKLNVVGFPIPTDYPQGMGWFKKEINSLADLKGMKYRIYGIGAETYGRLGVSVVTIPGGEIVPAMERGVIEGAEWINCEEDKKLGLHQVAKHYYTPGMHEPVTGGQLMINGDVWKKLTPDLQEIIKVASVYATTQRNFALNRETAQACQDLIKAGVQMHRTPDEILKNFLDEWEKIQTEHAAKNPFYRKVIDSQKAYAEQIVPFKLSWFPPYNFAGEYYWKNKIYLTKK; encoded by the coding sequence GTGCTGAAGGGTCAGTCGACCCACCCCGCATCCTCGAATTTCCATCTCATCTTCAAGCTGTGGGCGGAGACCGTCGAGAAGATGACGGCCGGACGCCTCAAGATCGAGACGCTTCCGGCGGGGGCGATCGTGCCGCCGTTCGAGGTGTTCGACGCTACTTCCAAGAACGTTCTCGATGTCGGCATGGGACCGTTCGGCTACATCCTCGGTCGCAACACCGCGACGATACCGATGTCGCATGGCCCGCTGTACGGCATGGACGGCTCGGACTACTGGGCCTGGTACTATGACGGCGGCGGCATGAAGCTGCTCGACGAGTTCTATCGCGACGTCCTCAAGCTGAACGTCGTCGGCTTCCCGATTCCGACCGACTACCCGCAGGGCATGGGCTGGTTCAAGAAGGAGATCAACAGCCTCGCCGACCTCAAGGGCATGAAGTACCGCATCTACGGCATCGGTGCGGAAACCTACGGCAGGCTCGGCGTGTCGGTCGTCACCATTCCGGGCGGCGAGATCGTGCCGGCGATGGAGCGCGGCGTGATCGAGGGCGCCGAGTGGATCAACTGCGAGGAAGACAAGAAGCTGGGTCTTCACCAGGTCGCCAAGCATTACTACACGCCGGGCATGCACGAGCCCGTCACCGGTGGCCAGTTGATGATCAACGGCGACGTCTGGAAAAAGCTCACGCCGGACTTGCAGGAGATCATCAAGGTGGCGAGCGTCTATGCCACGACGCAGCGCAACTTCGCCCTGAATCGCGAAACGGCGCAGGCTTGCCAGGACCTGATCAAGGCGGGCGTCCAGATGCATCGTACTCCCGACGAGATCCTGAAGAACTTCCTCGACGAGTGGGAGAAGATCCAGACCGAGCACGCGGCGAAGAACCCCTTCTACCGAAAAGTCATCGACAGTCAGAAGGCCTATGCCGAACAGATCGTGCCGTTCAAGCTCTCCTGGTTCCCGCCATACAACTTTGCCGGCGAGTATTACTGGAAGAACAAGATCTACCTGACCAAGAAGTGA
- a CDS encoding TRAP transporter small permease subunit, protein MSADTSSAPAASNPGGEFPRAFYPIIRTIDRFTDVTGKLIAMSMLFLVVTISYEVVMRYGFGAPTVWVYESSFMVNGAAFMLGSGYALLKGAHVRTDIYWENYSERKKGIVDLISYLMFFYPAMITFMLISIDDTLHSYDTGERSQESVWRAIMWPFRATIPLAALLLMIQGVSEVLKCWYQVQFGREFEHKEKIEI, encoded by the coding sequence ATGTCCGCGGACACCAGCAGTGCTCCTGCCGCCAGCAATCCAGGCGGAGAATTCCCGCGCGCCTTTTACCCGATCATACGTACGATCGACCGCTTCACCGACGTAACCGGAAAACTCATCGCCATGTCGATGTTGTTTCTGGTGGTGACGATCTCGTACGAAGTTGTCATGCGGTACGGGTTCGGCGCGCCGACCGTTTGGGTCTACGAATCGAGCTTCATGGTCAACGGCGCGGCCTTCATGCTCGGATCCGGATATGCGCTGTTGAAGGGCGCGCATGTTCGCACCGACATCTATTGGGAGAATTACTCGGAGCGGAAGAAGGGCATCGTCGACCTGATCTCCTACCTGATGTTCTTCTATCCGGCCATGATCACATTCATGCTGATCAGCATTGACGACACCTTGCACTCCTATGACACCGGCGAACGGTCGCAGGAAAGCGTATGGCGCGCCATCATGTGGCCGTTTCGGGCCACGATCCCGCTCGCGGCCCTTCTGCTGATGATCCAGGGCGTGTCCGAGGTCCTGAAGTGCTGGTACCAGGTCCAGTTCGGGCGCGAGTTCGAGCACAAGGAAAAGATCGAGATATGA
- a CDS encoding TRAP transporter large permease subunit, translating into MTGLELLGLVMLLVMLGAIFIGLPISFTLLFLALSFGYIGMGERVFNLAYLQTIGLMKQDELVAVPMFILMGFVCDQAGLMERLFRAFRDLFAPLKGALYVVVILTATLFGIAAGTVGATVALLGIMAGPMMIRSGYDVRMSAGAIAAGGTLGILIPPSVMLVVMAPVLDISIIDLYAAAFGPGFLLSAMFIAYTLIRCHFNPKLGPPVPVEERPDSMRIVLWECLVGLVPVTVLTIVTLGAILAGITTAAEAAAFGALGAIFLVMAYGRFTWKGLLDACYATLATTSMVLLLAVASNVFGAVFAWLGTATWMTNALLASPLPPWGTMSLLLTLIFLLGWPFEWPAIVFIFLPMLAPVAKGLGYDMVWFGCIVAVVLQTAFLSPPVAMSAYYLKQVVKEWNLRLIYRGMADFMVLQVACVALVLIFPAIAMWFPQWLQARRVAARTAQIEQVAPPQNAAAVLDGSRVMVRNF; encoded by the coding sequence ATGACGGGACTCGAACTCCTCGGACTTGTCATGCTCCTCGTGATGCTGGGAGCGATCTTCATCGGCCTGCCGATCAGCTTCACGCTGTTGTTCCTGGCGCTGTCGTTCGGCTACATCGGCATGGGCGAGCGCGTCTTCAACCTCGCCTACCTGCAGACCATCGGCCTGATGAAGCAGGACGAGCTGGTCGCGGTGCCGATGTTCATTTTGATGGGATTCGTCTGCGACCAGGCCGGACTGATGGAGCGGCTGTTCAGGGCGTTCCGCGATCTGTTTGCGCCGCTCAAGGGCGCGCTTTATGTGGTCGTCATTCTCACCGCGACGCTGTTCGGGATCGCCGCCGGCACAGTCGGCGCGACCGTCGCCCTGCTCGGCATCATGGCCGGGCCGATGATGATCCGCTCGGGCTACGATGTGCGGATGTCGGCCGGCGCCATCGCCGCCGGCGGCACGCTCGGCATCCTGATCCCGCCATCGGTGATGCTGGTCGTGATGGCGCCGGTGCTCGATATCTCGATCATCGATCTCTATGCGGCGGCGTTCGGCCCGGGCTTCCTTTTGTCCGCAATGTTTATTGCCTACACCCTGATCCGCTGCCACTTCAATCCCAAGCTCGGCCCGCCGGTGCCGGTCGAGGAGCGGCCCGACTCGATGCGGATCGTGCTGTGGGAATGCCTGGTCGGTCTCGTGCCGGTGACGGTGCTGACGATCGTGACACTCGGCGCCATCCTCGCCGGAATCACGACGGCGGCAGAAGCCGCGGCGTTCGGCGCCTTGGGGGCGATCTTCCTCGTCATGGCCTACGGCCGGTTCACTTGGAAGGGCTTGCTGGACGCCTGCTATGCCACGCTGGCAACGACCAGCATGGTGCTGTTGCTCGCGGTGGCCTCCAACGTGTTCGGCGCCGTCTTCGCATGGCTCGGCACGGCGACCTGGATGACCAACGCCCTGCTCGCTTCGCCGCTGCCTCCCTGGGGCACGATGTCCTTGCTGCTGACCCTGATATTCCTGCTCGGCTGGCCATTCGAATGGCCGGCCATCGTCTTCATCTTCCTGCCAATGCTTGCGCCCGTGGCCAAGGGCCTCGGCTACGACATGGTCTGGTTCGGGTGCATCGTCGCGGTCGTGCTGCAAACCGCCTTCCTGTCTCCGCCTGTCGCCATGTCGGCCTACTATCTCAAGCAGGTCGTCAAGGAATGGAACCTGAGGCTGATCTATCGCGGCATGGCCGACTTCATGGTGCTGCAGGTCGCTTGCGTGGCGCTGGTGCTGATCTTCCCGGCCATCGCGATGTGGTTCCCGCAATGGCTGCAGGCGCGAAGGGTGGCGGCGCGGACCGCGCAGATCGAGCAGGTCGCGCCGCCGCAGAACGCCGCCGCGGTTCTCGACGGTTCACGTGTTATGGTCCGGAATTTCTGA
- a CDS encoding DoxX family protein — MPALVTFGRVLFAVLFMYTGATKLFAIQPTADFIATKVTIPSMLAPYTSQLETMTGMPMPQLLAWSVGGFEILAGLMIAVNFGARFFSILLIIFVIAATFYFHDFWNQPAPENAKTLIDALKNLSIIGALFMIAGYGRGPRPNEPAYGDV; from the coding sequence ATGCCAGCGTTAGTTACCTTCGGGCGAGTCCTGTTCGCCGTCCTTTTCATGTACACGGGAGCGACCAAGCTCTTTGCGATTCAGCCGACGGCGGACTTCATCGCAACCAAGGTGACCATCCCCTCGATGCTTGCGCCCTATACGTCGCAGCTCGAAACCATGACGGGCATGCCGATGCCGCAACTATTGGCGTGGAGTGTCGGCGGCTTCGAGATCCTCGCCGGCCTGATGATCGCGGTCAATTTCGGTGCGCGCTTCTTCTCGATCCTGCTGATCATCTTCGTGATCGCGGCGACCTTCTACTTTCACGATTTCTGGAATCAGCCGGCGCCCGAAAATGCCAAGACGCTGATCGACGCCCTGAAGAACCTGTCGATCATCGGCGCACTGTTCATGATCGCAGGCTACGGCCGCGGGCCGCGGCCGAATGAGCCGGCTTACGGGGACGTCTGA
- a CDS encoding NADP-dependent malic enzyme, with the protein MSSYSEDLRSAALAYHRLPRPGKLEIQATKPLANQRDLALAYSPGVAAACTEIANNPAEAASLTSRANLVAVVSNGTAVLGLGNIGPLASKPVMEGKAVLFKKFAGIDVFDIEIAADTIERVVETVAALEPTFGGINLEDIKGPECFEIEAQLKERMKIPVFHDDQHGTAIIVSAAIVNALLLNGKKLPDVKIVCSGAGAAAIACLNLLVSMGAQRKNIWVCDIDGVVHEGRNTLMDRWKAVYAQKTNARVLADVIGGADIFLGLSAPNVLKPEMVQSMADQPLVMALANPNPEIMPDEARKARPDAMICTGRSDFANQVNNVLCFPFIFRGALDVGATGINEEMKHAAVEAIAQLARDPPSDAVARGFDSGETQGFGPGSLIPSPFDPRLILRIAPAVAKAAMESGVATRPIKNFDEYTALLERFAFRSGLVMKPVFAKAKTQPVRVIYAEGEDERVLRATQVVLEEKLARPILVGRPSVVEARLKRFGLSIKAGKDFDLVNPEDDPRYRSYVQTYIDVAGRRGVTPEAARTVVRTNNTVIAALAVVRGEADAMICGVEGRYMSHLRHVREIVGFLPGVSDFAALSMMITSKGSYFIADTQVRPNPSAEELAEVASLAANHVQRFNMKPRVAFVSHSDFGSYDTDSSRKMRRATALLKEKHPEIEADGEMQGDTALSATARKLVLPHSNLEGDANILIMPNLDTANVAYQMIKTLADALPVGPILIGPARPAHILTPGVTARGVLNMTAVAAVEAQERAGRQQPTLFG; encoded by the coding sequence ATGTCGTCCTATTCTGAAGATCTCCGCTCCGCGGCGCTAGCGTATCACCGGCTGCCGCGCCCGGGTAAACTCGAGATCCAGGCGACCAAGCCGCTCGCCAACCAGCGCGACCTCGCGCTGGCTTACTCGCCGGGCGTCGCTGCGGCCTGCACCGAAATCGCCAACAATCCGGCCGAAGCGGCATCGCTGACCTCCCGGGCCAACCTCGTCGCGGTGGTCTCCAACGGTACCGCGGTGCTGGGGCTTGGCAATATCGGCCCCCTTGCCTCGAAGCCTGTGATGGAGGGCAAAGCCGTCCTGTTCAAGAAATTCGCCGGGATCGACGTCTTCGACATCGAAATCGCCGCCGACACCATCGAGCGCGTGGTCGAGACGGTGGCGGCACTGGAGCCGACCTTCGGCGGCATCAATCTCGAGGACATCAAGGGACCGGAGTGTTTTGAGATAGAGGCGCAGCTCAAGGAGCGCATGAAGATCCCGGTGTTCCACGACGACCAGCATGGCACGGCCATCATCGTCAGCGCCGCGATCGTCAATGCGTTGCTGCTAAACGGCAAGAAACTGCCTGATGTGAAGATCGTCTGTTCGGGCGCTGGCGCAGCCGCGATCGCGTGCCTCAACCTCTTGGTGTCGATGGGCGCGCAGCGCAAGAACATCTGGGTCTGCGACATCGACGGCGTCGTGCATGAGGGCCGCAACACGCTGATGGATCGCTGGAAGGCGGTCTATGCACAGAAGACCAATGCCCGCGTGCTGGCGGATGTGATCGGCGGCGCCGATATCTTCCTCGGACTTTCCGCGCCCAATGTGCTCAAGCCGGAGATGGTCCAGTCGATGGCCGACCAGCCGCTGGTGATGGCGCTGGCCAATCCGAACCCGGAAATCATGCCGGACGAAGCACGCAAGGCCCGTCCCGACGCGATGATCTGCACCGGGCGTTCCGACTTCGCGAACCAGGTCAACAACGTTCTGTGCTTCCCATTCATCTTCCGCGGCGCGCTCGACGTCGGCGCCACCGGGATCAACGAGGAAATGAAGCACGCCGCGGTCGAGGCGATTGCGCAGCTCGCGCGCGATCCGCCGTCGGATGCGGTGGCGCGCGGGTTCGACAGCGGGGAGACGCAAGGATTTGGGCCGGGCTCGCTGATCCCAAGCCCGTTCGATCCGCGGCTGATCCTGCGCATCGCACCGGCGGTGGCGAAGGCTGCGATGGAATCCGGCGTGGCGACGCGGCCGATCAAGAATTTCGACGAATATACCGCGCTGCTGGAACGCTTCGCGTTCCGCTCCGGCCTCGTCATGAAGCCGGTGTTCGCCAAGGCCAAGACGCAGCCGGTCCGCGTGATCTATGCCGAGGGTGAGGACGAGCGCGTGCTGCGTGCGACGCAGGTCGTGCTCGAGGAGAAGCTGGCTCGGCCGATTCTGGTGGGGCGTCCCTCGGTCGTCGAGGCGAGGCTCAAGCGGTTTGGCCTCTCGATCAAGGCGGGCAAGGATTTCGACCTCGTCAATCCCGAGGACGATCCGCGCTATCGTTCCTATGTGCAGACTTATATCGACGTGGCGGGAAGGCGCGGCGTCACGCCCGAGGCCGCTCGTACCGTGGTCCGCACCAACAACACCGTGATCGCAGCGCTTGCCGTGGTGCGGGGCGAGGCCGATGCGATGATCTGCGGCGTCGAAGGCCGCTATATGAGCCATCTGCGCCATGTCCGGGAGATCGTCGGTTTCCTGCCCGGCGTCAGCGATTTCGCGGCGCTTTCGATGATGATCACCAGCAAGGGTTCCTATTTCATCGCCGATACCCAGGTGCGCCCGAACCCGAGCGCCGAGGAACTTGCCGAGGTGGCGTCGCTGGCGGCAAACCATGTGCAGCGGTTCAACATGAAGCCGCGCGTCGCCTTCGTGTCACATTCCGACTTCGGCAGTTACGATACGGATTCCTCGCGCAAGATGCGCCGCGCCACGGCGCTGCTGAAGGAAAAGCATCCGGAGATCGAAGCCGATGGCGAGATGCAGGGCGATACCGCGCTTTCGGCCACCGCGCGCAAGCTTGTGCTGCCGCATTCCAACCTGGAAGGCGATGCCAACATCCTGATCATGCCGAACCTCGACACCGCCAACGTCGCCTACCAGATGATCAAGACGCTGGCGGATGCGCTGCCGGTCGGGCCGATCCTGATCGGGCCGGCGCGCCCGGCGCATATCCTCACACCGGGGGTGACGGCGCGCGGCGTGCTCAACATGACGGCCGTTGCGGCCGTCGAAGCCCAGGAGCGTGCCGGCCGTCAGCAGCCGACGTTGTTTGGATAG